In candidate division TA06 bacterium, the DNA window AACCTGCTTGAAGTCGTTTGTGGATTGGTGATGCCTGGCCAACAAATTATATATTTGGAAAAATGTGCCGTCAGAACAGCCTCCGGAATTAGCGGTTTCCAAAGCTCTATTCAAGATGTTCCCGCCCTCTTCTTGCTTCCCCTGCAGGCCCAGCGCCCAGCCTTTATAGGCCAGGTAAAGGCACTGCTGGTCAGCATTTTTTACGGTCTTCGCTCCTTCTTCCAAGGCTTCCAGCGCCGGAACATAATCGCCCTTATTGGCGTATAGCTTGGCCAGTGTTTGATAATATTCCCATTCGCCGGACAGTGATCCAGCCAGTCTTTCCCACAACTCTATGGCCGGGGCCCACCGGCTTACCCGCTGGTAAAGGGCTGCCAATTGCCTGGTCAACTGAATTTGTTCTTTTATTTCCAGTTGGCCGGAATCAACCAGCTGGCGCCCGGCATAAAGCATCTTTTCCAGATCATTGTTCTGCCTGGCCCGGTCAAACAAGCTTTTGCGTTCATTCAGCCACAAAAGTTTATCCTGCCTGCACGCCGCAGGAGTGAGCGGTGCCGAAGGGTCCCGGAACGCCCATCGGGCCATGGATGAATATTCACATTTTACATCGGAAACTGTCTGCGTTTTTATCCCGTCTTTTGCGGCGCTATCAATCTGCTTAAGAATAAAAGCCAGCAAAATATCCCCGTCTATCCGGCCGCTTTCGTCAAGCCAATACTCCTGATCGGCAATTGCCGCCCTCTCTGTGTTTAGAGACACTGACCCGTCTGCCAGGCAAATCTTCTTCAATGTCTCCCAGTCATTAGGGTCAAGGTTTTTCCAGTGTCGGCCAATGTCGGCGGCGATTTTATCCGGAATGGTCTGATCGGCAAATAATTTCTGCCAGTCGATCTGCCAATGGCCGTGCCTTTGCCCAATGATGGCGTTATCCTGGCATTGTTCCAGATATAACCTGGCATAAGCTATATTACTGCCGGCTTTTTGCCATAGCCAATCGGATAGATTATCTAGTTCCCATGTTCTTATCCCCGCAAAATAACTGGCCAGCACCGGGGAATATTCCTGCTTTTGGAATTTTACCAGAGCCACCGTCGTATCCGTTTTGGCCCGCGCTTGATTAGACGGGTTAAGCGCCGCTATGGATGGGCCCTTCCGGTTTTTCAGCCAGCCCAGGGTTTTTCCGTCCGTTAGGTCATCAACCAGCAAAATGGCATCTGCAGGGATGTCTGGCAATATTTCTCTTACTCTCCCCGCTCCGGCATTGACATAGGCGGCGGAATAACCGGCTATCTGTGTGATAAAGTTCAATTCCTTCAAAAAAACCGTCTTACCTTTTCCTGGTCCGGCGGTAACATTTAGCAGACCGGTTTTTTTCAGACGCAAATGCTCCACGGCTTTGGCCAGGGCCCGGCTTTGACCGGAAAAACGAAAATCATCCGGCCTTTCCGAAGAATAGCCATAACCGGACTGACCCAATGCCTGTGTCAGTTGCAGAGCGGAATGATATCTTTCCTGGGGCCAAAAGTTCAGAGTCCTTATCCCGATCTCGGATTGCTTATCATCCAATGTTTCCCTGAGCCTCAAGCTCCAGGACTGATTTTCCTCCAGCCGGTCTTTGGCTGCCGGGAGCTGCCCGGTCATCATCTGAAAAAGAAGCAGGCCCAGGCTGTAGACATCGGAACTTTGCGTCGGCCCGGTATTCCCGCTTAAGACCTCGGGGGCCGCATATTCCGCCGTGCCGGAGAAACCGGAACTGGGAGCATCGCCGGTTTTTCCGGATAGTCCCAGGTCTATCAATTTTATCCTTCCTTCCAGGTCTATCAGAATGTTTTCCGGTTTTATGTCTCCGTGGATATATTCCCGCCCGTGGAGATAGGCTACGATGCCGGTCAATTTGATCCAGATCTCCCAAAGCTCTTTTTTACCTGGCTGGTTCTGCCGGACATA includes these proteins:
- a CDS encoding protein kinase translates to MSQAIKNKTDRHWRYHVLKKLGQGGEAEVYLAQDRLTGQSVVLKSSAQNSGHDLKREFIRLYRLNHPGLLKAYDFYRQAGQALAAFEYFPGVTLDRYVRQNQPGKKELWEIWIKLTGIVAYLHGREYIHGDIKPENILIDLEGRIKLIDLGLSGKTGDAPSSGFSGTAEYAAPEVLSGNTGPTQSSDVYSLGLLLFQMMTGQLPAAKDRLEENQSWSLRLRETLDDKQSEIGIRTLNFWPQERYHSALQLTQALGQSGYGYSSERPDDFRFSGQSRALAKAVEHLRLKKTGLLNVTAGPGKGKTVFLKELNFITQIAGYSAAYVNAGAGRVREILPDIPADAILLVDDLTDGKTLGWLKNRKGPSIAALNPSNQARAKTDTTVALVKFQKQEYSPVLASYFAGIRTWELDNLSDWLWQKAGSNIAYARLYLEQCQDNAIIGQRHGHWQIDWQKLFADQTIPDKIAADIGRHWKNLDPNDWETLKKICLADGSVSLNTERAAIADQEYWLDESGRIDGDILLAFILKQIDSAAKDGIKTQTVSDVKCEYSSMARWAFRDPSAPLTPAACRQDKLLWLNERKSLFDRARQNNDLEKMLYAGRQLVDSGQLEIKEQIQLTRQLAALYQRVSRWAPAIELWERLAGSLSGEWEYYQTLAKLYANKGDYVPALEALEEGAKTVKNADQQCLYLAYKGWALGLQGKQEEGGNILNRALETANSGGCSDGTFFQIYNLLARHHQSTNDFKQV